One window of the Nicotiana tabacum cultivar K326 chromosome 4, ASM71507v2, whole genome shotgun sequence genome contains the following:
- the LOC142180125 gene encoding uncharacterized protein LOC142180125, which translates to MVDAAAGGQALEKSFDEIYALLNKFSKSNPDWQREMAGALPSDTEPNHKAQVNVITLRNGRVLEEVPKKNKYTASPEGELVPKPVEENEKENKGSEPEVPKYARYLRDIVANKRRHTEFETVALTEECSDRVQSKLPPKLKDPGSFTIPLSLGKQEVGRSLCDLGDSINLMPSSLFKQLGLGVLRPTTITL; encoded by the exons ATGGTAGATGCTGCAGCTGGAGGTCAAGCGTTGGAGAAAAGCTTTGATGAGATATATGCgttattgaacaaattctccaaaagcAATCCTGATTGGCAACGAGAGATGG CTGGGGCTCTTCCAAGTGATACCGAGCCTAATCATAAAGCTCAAGTCAATGTGATTACCTTGAGAAATGGAAGAGTgttagaagaagttccaaagaaaAATAAGTATACGGCTAGTCCTGAAGGAGAATTAGTTCCCAAGCCAGTTGAGGAGAATGAGAAAGAGAACAAAGGATCAGAGCCA GAAGTGCCCAAGTATGCAAGGTATCTCAGAGATATTGTGGCAAACAAGCGAAGACATACAGAGtttgaaacagttgcacttactgaagagtgcaGTGATAGAGTTCAGAGTAaacttcctcctaagttgaaggatcctGGGAGTTTCACAATTCCTCTATCTCTTGGAAAACAAGAAGTTGGTAGATCCCTGTGTGATTTAGGGGatagtataaatttgatgccatccTCTTTGTTCAAGCAACTCGGATTGGGGGTGCTAAGACCTACTACAATTACTTTATAG